ACCTCCACACAGCCGAAGTTCGTACTTACTCCGTTCTTGTCAAAGGCTCTGAACATGTTTTCGATGTAATCTGCGGCCTCCTTGTTCTCAGTGACGCCAAAGAAGCTCTTGAACTCGTGTCTGAAGAGAGTCCCGCTCGGACACTCCACCACAAACTTTTTGTACCATTCCTGCAGCTCTGCCGCGTCAATTTCCTTGTCGGGGTCCCCATCCTCACTCAGGCGCTGACCCATGGTGGAGATTATTGCTCAAGCACCTCTACAGACTGAAATGATTTCTTACATTACATGAAACTACAAGACTTGTTGAGACTCTTTGTGAGCTTCCCACTCTACATTACAAAATCTATAAATCTCAGTCCTCAGTTACTGAGACGGGTGCTGCAACTAAACTTGTTGCAAATCGGCAAAAACCAAACCGATCAAAATGGCATGAAAGTCCATACAGGCGGAATTATTATTAGGCTCTCTCTTCATATCCTCTCTGAGGAGGATGACACACAGGATCACATGATAAGGGATTAGAAACATGGAAATAGAAACGTGTCCGGATCAATTAGTTCGCTGACAGATCATGACAGGATTTCCCTCTGCCCCTATCTCTACAAAACAGAGAATAGTGACTCTGTATGTTCGCTTTATAGAAAACACTCTGTGTTTTATACTGTATCAATAAATGTTCTCATCTGTTTGTAAAggtaaaactagaatggcacatctaccaaggctcaacagtcctcttaaattcaattaagctgcaccgAATTTTACACACTTAaacatatcagtcccctaaatatgtctgatgaTTTGTCAtcattcatcaagatccatgatttatttcctgggtaaaaagtgaaaaagttgTAAAATGCCCCATCATACAATGTTAAATTTTGAAAACATAACTTCACAGTCAGAGGTTACTAAAGATTCAAATCTGTATAACATTAACATAACGTCAGTTGGGTTCATGTGTGACCATGTAAGTAGCATAAATAAATCGATGGAAAACACATTAATTTACGCAGGATTGAGTCAAATATGAGGTGAAGCTCACTATGATGAGGCTTTCTTAATTCAGACTAAACAAGATTAGGCAAAGACAGCTACTTGTTATCTGATGAACTAAATATTGTCTAAACCCAAGCACATACGTTTCCGCAGGAGGTGCATTTTCGGGAAATGTAGGATCAAGCATTTTTTTGCGTTTCACAAAAACTAACCACATGTCAGGCGCTGCTGCTTCGATTTTTTCCGATGCTTTTAAAACTGCATGAATCTTAACTTGCTCCTTTGTGTAATCGCTCCGTGCACATGACGTCTCTTAACAGGGCGATGAATCACACAGACCAGGTGTGTAGTTATGTCTGAAAGCTCTGACCTTCAGGCTCCAGACTATTTACGGCTGACCTGATTACTGTTTACATGGCTGCTCCTGTCTCACTCAAGTCTCTAATGAATGGTGCTGTTGTTAAATGCACCAATGATGGACATTCGGTTACACCCACCACAAACTGACAGgacaaaaatatgtttgataaaTGGGAGGACACATCTTTCTATAGCAAGCCTGGGGGCCGTGTTAGAATATCAGGCAGTGGAGTCGTCTGTGGAGTCTGTTTTTAAATAGAACAGCTGCGTCACTGTTCACAGTTACAAACAGTAGCCTTTGTTTACAGATGAAAGCTCGGCCTGGCCCAATACCTGCCTGGCTCACGATATCTGCTGACAACAGGGACAGTGATAATCTTAGCTTAGAAGTGTCAAGGCCACGTTATCCTCGCACGATTAAAATGATTCACTTACACAAGATGCAGCCATCACTGTTACTTCCTCTACTAAAACAAACCTGCTAACATGCCCACTTTATTCACCACATCGCTAATAATGTGGGGTGTTTGTCAAATGCAGGATTGTCTGCATTATGGTGTAAAGTCAGTAGTTAGCGTAAATGTTGAGAAAGTAGAGATTTTCctgctgaaaacagctgccagCTGCATGtggctgaaaacaaaactaatcaAGCAGCCAGAGTGAACAGAAACAGTCAGAGCCGACCGCTAAATGAGCTGAAACACACTGTAAAGCTCAACATTACACCAAAGGAAAACTGAATTATTGAAACAAGATTCCAAAAGAAGTCTGATAATAAACGCAATAAAACGTGCAGGGTTCCTCTGTCATGTGATCGTATAAAGCCCGTGTATCTTCTCCTGTTTGTCTGGTGGGAAGCACTCAGGACTGGGAGCCTCCTTCCCCAAAAACCTTAGTATTGAACGTCCTGAGGATGAGACTTTTTCTAGCAGTCCCACCtactgcagctttaatattAATTGAGCAAACTTTACTTCAATTTTTTTTAGCATTTATTGCTTTCCATGAATACCATGATACAAGCTCAAGCATTCAACTTCCAGCCATTATCAGTTTTTTACAAAAGCAGTGGACACAAGTATTACAAGTCTACAAAATTGATTTACAGATGTGTACTGTAGAAATCCTTGCTATCAAAAGGGACAGCTGTACAGCGAAGTTATGACAGAAAGTGTAAACGTACCGTGGGTTCGTGTGTTTGATGCAGAGATGGCTGCCAAACCTTGAATTTATCTAACCAAACTGGTGACTACTGGCAATATGGTGTGTTAACGTTGGCCTCATTCAGTAGCAAAGATAAACTGTGATGTTTTCAAAGGGGTTAATCCAAACTAATGTAACATACTTTGATTAAGTAACATTTTATGGTATGTGCTTCAAAGCGAACAGACATCTGTGAAGTTTTGCTTTGCATTCGTGATGGCAGGTTTCCATGTTCACTTGGAGAGAGACACATTGATCAGAGACAAACAACGATGCTTGAATACAACTCAAACTGTCAGACGCCTCCTCCTGGAAATACATGCCAGATGAATTATGAAATTAGGGGAATACATTAGTTATcaagattaaattaaaatgctcagatataaaaaaaaaagaaatcaggaaaaaaagattagaaaaaCTTGTAATCAACAGTTAAAAAGCAGTCTCCATATTCTTTACATCATTTCCTTCTAGTTTAATGACCTGGCGATGTTTGAGCAGGTGAAACTGAAGAGGACAAAAGATCCTTCAGGGAGGAATCTCCAGGTCACATCGCTCCTGAAGTATAATGGTCCACAGTGCTACAGATATACCATTGGTGTGGTATCATACagtgtaaaacaacaaaagtcaGTTGGCAGACTGGGTTTCAGGCTAGTCGTGTTGTTCCCCGGGCTCTACTGCAGTGTCTGTGCTGTATGAATTGTCAGCATCGCCCTCTGTTGACAAGTCAGGTGAACTACTAGAAGAAGAAGGGACCTCCTTGTCGCTGGCCGGGTCCTCTCCATCACAGACGCCGCTGCTACTCTCCTCATTGTCCTGTTCACAGCTTGTGCTCTCCTCCGATGGAGCGGGCGGCTCAGGTTCGTCCACGGCGCTTTCATCCTCCTCAGTATGAACATCTCCTGTCTCGGATGAGCTTACTTCCCTTTCAGTGGTTTCTGTCCTTGTGCTGCTGGGCTCTGAGGAACAAAGTGGGAAAAATATGCTGTTATATTCTGAAAATGATCTGTGGGTTTTATATAATCATTttatgaatttttttaatttgaagccGAATGTGTGAGTTGAAACGTCAGTGTTAGGTAATGAGGGTAACATTTTATTCTGATAAAGCTGCATATTTTGATGTGGTAGGACAATATTACTGTAAAAGATTTCTGAAGCAATTAAAGAGTTAAAGATAAACTTAAACATCAAAGTTGGTGTAAATCTGGATTTACCGTTGACAAAAGCAAGTTTTAATTTATACATAAGAGTTGGATTTCACCACTGCACCACTTTCGTTCACGTTGTGATCAGGATCCACACATGTGATGACACTAAAGATGCAGTGAACCCTTAACTCTACTGAAAAGGACACCACCATTGTacaaacactgtgtttacaATCTGATGTGCATATAAATTGGGACAATTTCAGTGAACAGATGCTCTGTATCTGATGGGATATCTCTGTGTCTGCTCTAGCCCCAATTTGTAGTTAAATCTTTTGATATGTTGCCTCTGTCATAACCTAAGAGCCAAAGGCTTTGGTAAAACCTATAATAGCACGTAGTGACCGTCATCAATTATGTTTGTACATCATGAAGGCTCTTAAGCACAGAGTCCAGAGTAAGCCCCTTTATCCACATTTATGCAATTCCCAGGGACAAGACCGCAAAGACACTCAAGTTCTTTAAAGAGCAAAGTTCAACAGTTCTtggaaagtgataaaaaacataacctgcAGAAGACTTCGCCACAGGGCTTttcaaaaataagaataaacactAGTTTGTTTCATCCAAGCCAAAACCCATAAGCCTCAGTCTGACTTGTTTTATTACATAAATGTAACACTGCTATAAAACTGTACAACAGTGTTATTATGCTGTCTTAACACTTTTACAAACACTAAATTACAAAATAGTTGTCTATCCATTAACACACAGCACATATCCACAGTTTTGCTGCTGTTAAGTTGTATTAATTAACATGTACAATAACTGTAGATAAACCAAAGTGTGCATGAGTTCAAACTTACCCTGATCACAAGTTGTGTCACAAGACGTTCCACTTTGGTTGTCTTGACCTCTAGAGACTTCTGAAGATTCTGGCATCTCTGACAAGTTCTCTGACTCTTGAAGACACGATgactctttcttttcattttgtgtttcctcctcttccttttcatcAAACTTGAGCCTCTTGACCTCTTGCTTGTCATCATCagaatcctcctcctcctcctcctcaggatgtttgttttttgtcccgCTGTTCGGTGTTATTTCAGCTTCTGATAGTGAGGGATCACTGCAGCAATGACAGAAATGTAAGAAATCGGTTCATCACAGTCAAACTAATGTGACGTAAAAAAGTGCCACGTTTGTTATCGTTAGTTTCAATTACCTCATGTGGTgatcctccacctcctctgtggTTGGCTCTGGCTCTTTGCCCACTGGACAGTCAGGAAGCCCATTGGTGGAGAGCGAAGTTGACAATGACAACCTTGGTCTGTTGAGTGGTTTTGGCGTGGCTGGTCCATTTACATTTCGACtgcaagaaaagacaaagaccATTTCGTTTAAAAGTCATAGCACCCGATCAGCAACACTACTAAGAGTCAAATTAACAGGGAAGACTGATCT
The sequence above is drawn from the Hippoglossus hippoglossus isolate fHipHip1 chromosome 7, fHipHip1.pri, whole genome shotgun sequence genome and encodes:
- the LOC117764417 gene encoding serine/threonine-protein phosphatase 4 regulatory subunit 2-like isoform X1, encoding MDVDALLEAFQDFEKKAKMETCPVLEQFLCHVAKTGQPLILWPQLKQYFMFKLEKVMDDFHASMPEQRVSHNPNVEHVPFEEMKTRILKIVDGYNGVPFTIQRLCELLMDPNRNYTGTDKFLRGLEKNVRVVSCVYPTSEKNGASSVNRMNGVMFPGNSTLYSDSRNVNGPATPKPLNRPRLSLSTSLSTNGLPDCPVGKEPEPTTEEVEDHHMSDPSLSEAEITPNSGTKNKHPEEEEEEDSDDDKQEVKRLKFDEKEEEETQNEKKESSCLQESENLSEMPESSEVSRGQDNQSGTSCDTTCDQEPSSTRTETTEREVSSSETGDVHTEEDESAVDEPEPPAPSEESTSCEQDNEESSSGVCDGEDPASDKEVPSSSSSSPDLSTEGDADNSYSTDTAVEPGEQHD
- the LOC117764417 gene encoding serine/threonine-protein phosphatase 4 regulatory subunit 2-like isoform X2 gives rise to the protein METCPVLEQFLCHVAKTGQPLILWPQLKQYFMFKLEKVMDDFHASMPEQRVSHNPNVEHVPFEEMKTRILKIVDGYNGVPFTIQRLCELLMDPNRNYTGTDKFLRGLEKNVRVVSCVYPTSEKNGASSVNRMNGVMFPGNSTLYSDSRNVNGPATPKPLNRPRLSLSTSLSTNGLPDCPVGKEPEPTTEEVEDHHMSDPSLSEAEITPNSGTKNKHPEEEEEEDSDDDKQEVKRLKFDEKEEEETQNEKKESSCLQESENLSEMPESSEVSRGQDNQSGTSCDTTCDQEPSSTRTETTEREVSSSETGDVHTEEDESAVDEPEPPAPSEESTSCEQDNEESSSGVCDGEDPASDKEVPSSSSSSPDLSTEGDADNSYSTDTAVEPGEQHD